TAGTAGCCGGACGGCCATGAGTCTGGGCGCGAGTCTTGATTATGTGCAACGGGTCATTCTCCTTTGTCAGCTCTTTCGGTACTGGTACTTCAATCATACTTCAACAGCATCAACTTATATTTCAGTTGGAACAGTACGATTATTAGAATCGGCATATCTACTCTTTCTAACAGTCCATTTCAAGCCTTTTcaatgctcatcgcatcaatttttcatttttttcacttctgATCTACTGTGAGTGATATGAACTACTTGAACAGGTCTTGCCATGGATAACTTGTAAAATATAGTAAATCCCACATAGCAGTCGCAAAATAAACCCTAAATCAATAGCTAGTCTACATGCGTACTACTATACTTATCTATTGCTTTTGATGCTTACCATATACCTTTGTAAATATGAGGAAAGTTGCCATACACGTGATCACGAAGATAAAACTTAAACTAATATAGAATACAGCTGTTCCTATAATATAGGTAGTTCTCCATCTGCGTAGCATCCAATTCCTTAATCCTTGCTCAAATGATCTTCTTAACAAGATACCGCTAGTGGGTTCTAGAAGGATCTCACCGTTTGAGTTTGGAAGATCGATCGATATTTCAATGTTTTCCAGTTGAGGTGAAATATCTGCGATGTCTTCCAAAGATAAACTATTTAACCATTCATTCCTCAGAACTTCCATCCGGGATTTAGCATGATTATTTCCTTCTAGGACGTTTGTTGCTCCTTGGTTTCTGCAAATCACTGGCTGCCTATATCTGTAAAACAAGTTGGAGTCATCACTCAGGGACACAACTGCGTATTGTAAATCTGTCCCTTTACTGTTGCCAATGGCATCCAAAGAATGACAATAGAACTCTAGTTTCATATCTAGTTTGTAATTTGTATGGCATCTCAACGCTATTGGCTGACTCAAGCCATTCGGTTTCAATCCCGGTAACTGTTTATCCGGAGAAACACAAACAATCCCTTGTTTAAACCTCGTGTTTAACCCGGATGCATTGCTATTAAAATTATCCAATGGCACCCATACAGAGGAATCCGACGGTAGTAACCTTGTATAGAAATCATGAAACAGTAACACAGCCAGGGGAAGAATTAcaacaatttgaagaatacCAACTCCAAGGATATAACTCACCCATTGTGCAATCTGTAATGGTCTTGTAAGGTTAAATTTCATGATATGTCCTTTATCGCTGTTATATTTCTCTACAATTGTGCTGCAATAGAGTCTGCTTTCTTCAACTATCCTGCTAACTTGAATTCTTAATTTCGCTTATTTTTGGCTTTAAAAAGAGCCTCTTGGGCTTTCAAATGGTCACTTATATATCAGTATACAAAAGTGGGCAGTAAATGCCTAAAATTACATAAGAAATGAAACATATATATGAGTATCAGCTATTAGCACAATAATCGTGTTTTTTTCTACAGCCTTCTCTATAGCTGGCGAAAACTTGAATATAATGAATGTGAATTTTAGAGTAACCCATctcaaacaaaaacaatatcatGATAGTAACGACAAACTGGAGAAGCCTAATGATCCAATGGATTACTCTATATGATTGGAAGTGAGTTCAGTTCCAGTTTTGAAAACTAGTCATATCTAGTGTTATTTAAAGTTGTGCTTCTTCTAAGGAAACTTATGGGCCAAAGTTAATGACCTCCAGTGAAACATCTATTCCAAGACGACAGTTGGAACGAGATAATGTCTAATATTGTAgtaaaaatgaagaaaaaccATTCACTAACAGTAAGGAATTCTGTGATTAAAAAGATGatagagaaaaaaagataataaataaacaCAAATGCAAAATAAAACCTCCCCAACattattcttctttcattcagaaaacaaaaataataatataatagtcagaaataaaagaacaTAAAAAAGTACACGAAATAAAGCACGTCTATCAATGTGTGGAGTGGCCTCTATGGTATTTGAGTCCATTCAGGTTTTTATAACGCTTACCACAAACCTCACAGCGGTATGGCTTATCCTTATCGTTTCCCATGGCATCCAATGTGGATACTTCGTTGGACTCTGGATCTATGACACTGAAAGTACCGTCGGCATTCTCTCGCAGAGTCTGGTTTTGATGGCCATGCAGCCTATGATATTTAAGCCCGTTCTGGTTCTTATATGTTTTATCACAGCCAATCACAGGACACTTGAAAGGTTTATACTCCTCATGATCCATAACATACAATCTTCTTGCTGGATCATCAATGTAGAACTCCTTTTTATCCTGCTCTTCCTCCtcctcatcatcttcgtcatcatcatcatcgtcttcgtcatcatcatcgtcatcgaTGGCTATGTCGACATTGGACGAATGTAAACCTTGTGTTGATCCATTATTTGGTGGCATCATCATATTTTGCAATGCTTGAGGGTGAGCATGTTTATGTATCGGTTGTGTTCCTCTAGAGGTCTCCATAGAGGTAGTGCCCCTGCCATTATTGAGGAACACTTCATTGGTGGACACAGTATCCACtatattattactattatgaCCTCTGTTTACCATGTATTTGcttttaatattattattattgttagCGCCACTTATTTGGTGCATATTTATCGATGTATTGGAGCCAATCTTACTCTGTGAAGACATTGGTGTAGGCGGAGACATCCCATGAGAACCCATGGATCTATCCATAAGATTTCTTGTTTGAACGGTTCCTGTACTCATGCCCATAGATGCATCGCTACCACCAACCGGCCTTGACATTGAAGTCCCTGGTGAAGTTGATATATGCGCTTCTTCATAATGCCTCAGTAGGTCATGCAATCCTGGCAATGAAATGCCACAACAAGAGTAGTCCTTGCAATACTGCTCTTCTAGGTGAGGCAAAAAAGTGTTTGTCGACGCCGATATAGGCCCTTGACCTATAGGCGCATTCATTTGTATCTGCAGTAGACCATTATTAATGGAAAACTTGCGTTCCTGGTTCTGATATGACTGCTGTGAGGACGGATGTTGTAACATCACCTCATCTCTAAGCCAGGAGCTGATAGACAGTGAACCCCAGGATACACCACCAATACCTTGCGAGTGGGCTATAGAATCTCTCCGAAGCCTCGCCGCCTGTGCATCACTCGGCCCCCGCGTGGGTATGTGGTGTACTACTTCCTCACCAGCTGTCATCAGAGGCCGACTGCTCGGACTGACACTGTAGCTCATCCTTTGTCCACCGCCGTCTTTCACATTCAGATGGGTGGCTTTAAAAGCATCACCCATCTCATACTCGCCAACATCGTGCGCATCCATCATCAGCGAGTTGTACTCCATTATAACACTAGACTCGTCTTGCTGTGACCCAACTTACACTCTACATACATATATGTTGCATTTACACGGCCCACTTATATAATCCCCCCATCCTTCCTCATCACCGTCGCTCCATATCACTCCTTGGACCGTGACATATCTCACGAGGTCACATACCACGCTTGCCATTACTAACCCATCGTCGCTCCCTCTTTGACCTTTCCCACCTTCAATACTCTCCCTATCCATTGTCTCCCAGCAGTT
This is a stretch of genomic DNA from Nakaseomyces glabratus chromosome M, complete sequence. It encodes these proteins:
- the SEI1 gene encoding seipin (CAGL0M09933g~Ortholog(s) have role in lipid particle organization and cortical endoplasmic reticulum, integral component of endoplasmic reticulum membrane localization), which translates into the protein MKFNLTRPLQIAQWVSYILGVGILQIVVILPLAVLLFHDFYTRLLPSDSSVWVPLDNFNSNASGLNTRFKQGIVCVSPDKQLPGLKPNGLSQPIALRCHTNYKLDMKLEFYCHSLDAIGNSKGTDLQYAVVSLSDDSNLFYRYRQPVICRNQGATNVLEGNNHAKSRMEVLRNEWLNSLSLEDIADISPQLENIEISIDLPNSNGEILLEPTSGILLRRSFEQGLRNWMLRRWRTTYIIGTAVFYISLSFIFVITCMATFLIFTKVYGKHQKQ
- the SFP1 gene encoding zinc-coordinating transcription factor SFP1 (CAGL0M09955g~Ortholog(s) have RNA polymerase II transcription factor activity, sequence-specific DNA binding activity); this translates as MEYNSLMMDAHDVGEYEMGDAFKATHLNVKDGGGQRMSYSVSPSSRPLMTAGEEVVHHIPTRGPSDAQAARLRRDSIAHSQGIGGVSWGSLSISSWLRDEVMLQHPSSQQSYQNQERKFSINNGLLQIQMNAPIGQGPISASTNTFLPHLEEQYCKDYSCCGISLPGLHDLLRHYEEAHISTSPGTSMSRPVGGSDASMGMSTGTVQTRNLMDRSMGSHGMSPPTPMSSQSKIGSNTSINMHQISGANNNNNIKSKYMVNRGHNSNNIVDTVSTNEVFLNNGRGTTSMETSRGTQPIHKHAHPQALQNMMMPPNNGSTQGLHSSNVDIAIDDDDDDEDDDDDDEDDEEEEEQDKKEFYIDDPARRLYVMDHEEYKPFKCPVIGCDKTYKNQNGLKYHRLHGHQNQTLRENADGTFSVIDPESNEVSTLDAMGNDKDKPYRCEVCGKRYKNLNGLKYHRGHSTH